A section of the Natronolimnobius sp. AArcel1 genome encodes:
- a CDS encoding MBL fold metallo-hydrolase, whose translation MDRITLGNEEFEGNNNAYVLAGDSADSDGNSLALVDTAIATPDCRADLREGLAERGYEFSDVDDIVLTHFHPDHSGLAGEIQAESDATVYVHEADAPLVAGDADALDNFDQQRRDCLEQWGLPEDARQELLDVFEAASKIQGEPADVTPIEDGDVLEVGGRQLTTVHAPGHAAGLCWFESENGPDSTSTEAFVGDTILPVYTPNIGGADVRVERPLEQYLETLERLVERDYDRVWPGHRDPIEEPTKRARTIAAHHRERTENVLEVLADHGPADPWTVSAQLFGDLEGIHILHGPGEAYAHLDHLSQEGVLNLEDGEYQLTVDVENIDLDAVLPSITSSTSTA comes from the coding sequence ATGGACCGGATTACGCTGGGTAACGAGGAGTTTGAAGGGAACAACAACGCGTACGTCCTCGCCGGCGACAGCGCAGACAGCGACGGCAATTCACTCGCGCTCGTCGACACCGCTATTGCGACGCCTGACTGTCGGGCGGACCTCCGTGAGGGGCTGGCCGAGCGTGGCTACGAGTTTTCGGATGTCGACGACATCGTGTTGACGCACTTCCATCCCGACCACAGCGGGTTAGCGGGCGAGATACAGGCCGAAAGCGATGCGACCGTGTACGTCCACGAAGCCGACGCGCCCCTCGTCGCCGGCGATGCGGATGCCCTCGATAATTTCGACCAGCAGCGACGCGACTGCCTCGAGCAGTGGGGGCTTCCCGAGGACGCCCGCCAGGAACTACTCGACGTTTTCGAGGCCGCAAGCAAAATCCAGGGCGAACCCGCAGATGTGACGCCGATTGAAGATGGAGATGTCCTCGAGGTCGGCGGCCGACAACTCACGACCGTCCACGCACCGGGCCACGCAGCGGGATTGTGTTGGTTCGAGAGTGAGAACGGACCCGACAGTACCTCCACCGAGGCGTTCGTTGGCGACACGATTTTGCCGGTCTACACGCCGAACATTGGCGGTGCAGATGTCCGGGTCGAACGGCCGCTCGAGCAGTATCTCGAAACGCTCGAGCGACTGGTCGAACGCGACTACGACCGTGTCTGGCCCGGCCATCGCGACCCTATCGAGGAGCCGACCAAGCGTGCGCGAACGATTGCTGCGCATCATCGCGAGCGGACTGAAAACGTCCTCGAGGTACTCGCCGATCACGGGCCGGCAGACCCGTGGACAGTCAGTGCACAGCTCTTTGGCGACCTTGAGGGAATCCACATTCTCCACGGGCCGGGCGAGGCGTACGCACATCTGGATCATCTGTCTCAGGAAGGAGTTCTTAATCTCGAGGACGGCGAGTATCAGCTGACAGTCGACGTCGAAAACATCGACCTTGATGCGGTGTTGCCGTCGATCACCAGTTCGACATCGACTGCCTGA
- a CDS encoding Pvc16 family protein — translation MSYSAIADVSNALLEVMATNVAEHSPLDPNRIAVASPAELGSLSDIDLVLCPYRIETDNSRGTVSRTTTETTRQDPPLSLSIRYLVVPRAGENENDDAETQMSSIERQRLLGAALQIFHDTSRLEPDEVPVPLIQDEPLTISITDEPFDDVLSLWSQYPDIDWRLAATIEVRPAMIQSLNEETFTRVEDREAVLRSKPEQAPAESDEATPVDR, via the coding sequence ATGAGCTATAGTGCGATTGCGGATGTGAGTAATGCGTTACTCGAGGTGATGGCAACGAACGTTGCCGAACACAGTCCACTGGATCCGAACCGGATCGCGGTGGCATCGCCAGCCGAGCTCGGATCGCTCTCCGATATCGATCTCGTCCTCTGTCCCTACCGGATCGAAACAGACAACTCGAGAGGAACAGTGAGCCGGACAACCACGGAAACGACTCGGCAGGACCCGCCGCTTTCGCTGTCCATCCGATATCTGGTCGTCCCCCGTGCTGGCGAAAACGAGAACGACGACGCTGAGACGCAGATGAGTTCGATTGAGCGACAGCGACTCCTCGGGGCTGCCCTCCAGATCTTCCACGATACGAGCCGGCTCGAGCCAGACGAGGTGCCGGTCCCTCTGATTCAGGATGAGCCGCTGACAATTTCGATCACGGATGAGCCGTTCGACGATGTACTCTCGTTGTGGTCGCAGTACCCAGATATCGACTGGCGACTGGCGGCGACAATCGAGGTCCGGCCGGCGATGATCCAGTCGCTGAACGAGGAAACGTTCACGCGCGTCGAAGACCGTGAGGCTGTCCTCAGATCGAAACCCGAACAGGCCCCAGCAGAGAGCGACGAGGCCACACCAGTAGATCGGTGA